A single region of the Desulfovibrio sp. genome encodes:
- a CDS encoding glycosyltransferase — protein sequence MKTVFCLDDKVTYLTLLKVAVRSLRAVQGKDAPCLCIYAGNDAALLAELAAENIPVARYTPRLDPGGFTPLGQACAGCFLKLELALVPELAQDDRVLYCDTDVLFYRPLDELFAQHPAYVGMAREYTAPFYHQHQQLFYEYRGERYTVPMPFPIWTYSSGVALFNLERLRKRDLIGHFMAFCRENESRIGNLDQSLVNYFFGKRITRLDDCWNSPPYREECRDEARIVHFHGPKPWEYNRTNLTDLCINHYDYMRGIWMEYLNPQERALVESWA from the coding sequence GTGAAGACAGTCTTTTGCCTTGACGACAAAGTCACCTACCTGACCCTGCTCAAGGTGGCGGTGCGTTCCTTGCGCGCCGTACAGGGCAAGGACGCCCCCTGCCTTTGCATATACGCCGGGAATGACGCCGCCTTGCTGGCAGAACTCGCTGCGGAGAACATCCCTGTTGCGCGCTATACGCCGCGCCTTGACCCAGGCGGTTTCACTCCTCTGGGGCAGGCCTGCGCCGGATGCTTTCTCAAACTTGAGCTGGCTCTTGTGCCCGAGCTTGCCCAGGACGACCGTGTGCTTTACTGCGATACGGATGTGCTTTTTTATCGCCCGCTGGACGAGCTTTTTGCGCAGCATCCGGCCTACGTGGGTATGGCAAGGGAATACACCGCCCCATTTTATCACCAGCACCAGCAGCTTTTTTATGAATACAGGGGCGAACGGTACACCGTCCCCATGCCTTTTCCTATCTGGACATATTCCAGCGGGGTGGCGCTGTTCAATCTGGAGCGGCTGCGCAAGCGTGACCTCATAGGGCACTTCATGGCTTTTTGCCGGGAAAATGAATCGCGTATCGGCAATCTTGATCAGTCGCTGGTGAATTATTTTTTTGGCAAGCGCATTACGCGGCTGGATGACTGCTGGAACAGCCCTCCCTATAGAGAAGAATGCAGGGATGAAGCGCGGATAGTGCATTTTCACGGCCCCAAGCCGTGGGAATATAACCGAACCAACCTGACGGACCTGTGCATCAATCACTATGACTACATGCGGGGAATCTGGATGGAATACCTGAATCCCCAGGAGCGAGCGCTGGTGGAAAGCTGGGCGTAA
- a CDS encoding AsmA family protein — protein MKRVFLWILGGATVLAVAAAVLLSRVDAGFVVRQIADATAKATGQPLTFDSPPGISFFPPGVNFGQAHWGNASDGQGVVISVKSGMAQLELSPLLTGNVVVREVRLNSPVIEVREGKAVAAAKPDAEKPAVETKPAASTPPALPIELKRLVLRQGVAIYTTANGKTLRVDDVNFSVENLRTGQEAVVQCDFAFVFGESTAEPAAPTAKPGANSISGTLAFSSRLRYAPPQLLFRQTALTVTPLTGALPKEAGPLQFTCEGSLRLSDLHLQLSKALLNTPQARVSASGEGGLAPLAFNGALEMEGSPHKLAALAGHKLATPSAKDDLRFRTMVRYTANALNLSQMLLQLDDLSLRGGLRLDLPENTPMLVTADVQTGMLNLDPYLPPAESGKNATEIKPASHDGAAAGGKRAKPDAEAARRMPGLDIRAKVAGITKGGLQVKDIALAIKGEKGRYSLTSLAASLGSGGLIKSTGNMDMATETCALKVQAADVELGPLLVALGKGRLADGQASLDADMTMKCADANDIRQSLGGRGQLEIRRLHVPAMAELSKSIPSLTGKAGPLPDRFDLARAPFTARDGEINASPITVTSATLNAAGKARISLPKQYLDAALDIKTMGLTIPVTAKGPLSDISYGFDPRFALDMAKNLPGALLKTGKEAGSTTKDAAKGAEGLVRGILGR, from the coding sequence ATGAAGCGTGTATTTCTATGGATTCTGGGTGGCGCCACGGTTCTGGCAGTGGCGGCGGCTGTTCTGCTCAGCAGGGTAGACGCTGGCTTTGTGGTGCGGCAGATAGCCGATGCCACGGCCAAAGCCACCGGACAGCCGTTAACGTTTGACAGCCCGCCCGGAATTTCCTTTTTCCCTCCCGGCGTCAATTTTGGACAGGCGCACTGGGGCAACGCCAGCGATGGGCAGGGCGTGGTCATCTCCGTTAAAAGCGGCATGGCCCAACTGGAGCTGAGCCCACTGCTCACGGGCAATGTTGTCGTGCGTGAAGTGCGGCTGAACAGCCCCGTGATTGAAGTCCGCGAAGGCAAGGCCGTTGCCGCTGCCAAGCCGGATGCGGAAAAACCCGCCGTTGAAACCAAGCCCGCCGCTTCGACCCCGCCAGCCCTTCCCATTGAGCTGAAACGCCTTGTACTGCGCCAGGGTGTCGCGATCTACACAACCGCAAATGGTAAAACACTGCGCGTTGATGATGTAAACTTTTCTGTAGAAAATCTGCGCACCGGGCAAGAAGCCGTGGTGCAGTGCGACTTTGCCTTTGTTTTTGGCGAAAGCACCGCCGAACCTGCTGCTCCCACCGCAAAGCCTGGGGCAAACAGCATCTCGGGGACTCTGGCATTTTCTTCCCGCCTGCGCTATGCGCCGCCCCAGCTGCTTTTCCGGCAGACCGCGCTGACAGTCACCCCGCTCACCGGGGCGCTTCCCAAGGAAGCCGGGCCGTTGCAGTTTACCTGTGAGGGGTCGTTGCGACTGAGCGATCTGCACCTCCAGTTGAGCAAGGCCTTGCTCAATACGCCCCAGGCGCGGGTGAGCGCATCCGGCGAAGGCGGGCTGGCCCCCCTGGCGTTCAACGGCGCTCTTGAAATGGAAGGCTCGCCCCACAAACTTGCTGCGCTGGCAGGCCATAAACTGGCGACTCCCTCTGCCAAGGACGATCTGCGCTTCAGAACAATGGTGCGCTATACCGCCAATGCCCTGAATCTCAGCCAGATGCTTCTGCAACTTGACGATCTTTCCCTGCGCGGCGGCCTGCGCCTTGATCTGCCCGAAAACACTCCCATGCTTGTGACTGCGGACGTGCAGACCGGCATGCTCAATCTTGATCCCTATTTGCCCCCGGCAGAATCCGGCAAAAATGCAACGGAAATCAAGCCTGCGAGCCACGACGGCGCAGCAGCTGGCGGCAAGCGAGCCAAGCCGGATGCGGAGGCTGCGCGGCGCATGCCGGGGCTGGACATCCGGGCCAAAGTGGCTGGCATTACCAAGGGCGGCTTGCAGGTAAAAGACATTGCGCTGGCCATCAAGGGTGAAAAAGGACGCTACTCCCTGACCTCCCTGGCCGCCAGCCTTGGCAGCGGCGGGCTTATCAAGTCCACCGGCAATATGGATATGGCGACTGAAACATGCGCTCTCAAGGTGCAAGCCGCTGATGTGGAACTTGGCCCGCTGCTGGTTGCCCTCGGAAAGGGACGGCTGGCCGACGGGCAGGCCTCGCTGGATGCGGATATGACCATGAAGTGCGCGGACGCCAACGATATTCGCCAAAGCCTGGGCGGACGCGGGCAGCTTGAGATACGCCGCCTGCATGTTCCGGCCATGGCAGAGCTTTCCAAGAGCATCCCTTCGCTCACCGGCAAGGCAGGGCCGCTGCCCGACCGCTTTGATCTGGCCCGTGCGCCCTTTACCGCCCGCGATGGCGAAATCAACGCAAGCCCCATCACCGTTACCTCCGCAACACTCAACGCTGCGGGCAAGGCGCGCATCAGCCTGCCCAAACAATATCTGGACGCGGCCCTGGACATCAAGACCATGGGGCTGACGATTCCTGTGACGGCCAAGGGGCCTTTGAGTGACATTTCGTATGGTTTTGACCCGCGTTTTGCCCTTGATATGGCAAAAAACCTGCCGGGAGCATTGCTGAAAACGGGTAAAGAAGCCGGAAGCACCACCAAGGACGCGGCAAAGGGCGCGGAAGGGCTGGTTCGTGGCATTCTGGGCCGCTGA
- a CDS encoding response regulator, with protein MSIRTIIKTSNLAQLLLLLLLGLCLVSLGRGLNEGRRVLENYYRLDSLLVDVETNTRQSYEEAHAFIFTGNPERYAKWQMLNQDRVHEMQDAAGHEGTFEHIARNLNVTGGLQAQVQALLAQRRHLDSLLDTAVNMAVGNSGPPLWDRDGLDLKGAQSWVDRVNLDSEAQQVLFSAQALREVQYRSFLEQVSKQESPLVQMVWAMFFALLALGASAVANIYIFQKRVAQPLGEVSQYAEGVAAGEDPEPLKLRCRDELAVMFASLQRMKGTLFSRIRELKEAERRARKSKQQAVLARAQALSSLELAQRASHVQEDFLRRMSHEIRTPLNAIIGMSYLSLQTGLSGVQRDYLSQINKSGSLLLDMVNRILDFSSANEGLLRRENRAFQVPRLLELLRQSVAGSALEKQLELIFTLDAAVPMVVEGDERHLEEVLRILLDNAVKYTRTGSVECSVQLAHGGLENGGCRLLFVVADSGPGMDAILKDKLFEPFALGDESLTRSNSGLGLGLALARQLVNLMGGELSVASAPGKGSRFFFELSFGWVQQGEAITETTSAQEEAAAVVDSALGVAPAPHRTVLVVEDNDINAQIASELLTQAGLDVRVASNGLAAVDEVRGGGVDLVLMDVQMPVMDGLQATMRIRALGFSPADLPILAMTAHADAASRLEGKSVGMNDYLTKPVDPAALYAALQTWLPGGLQSNPLASDVGPDVISAAADAESRVPEGEEGLSLDVMRDPAQASSVPEGQAVNVEAGLATVGGNRELYRELLLRFVDHYGESARELRGLLACGDLRGAARLAHTVKGVAANLGVERVCRLTRHMENSLPLIPPSEELMDEFEACMNEVLLRVRCLEGDGSMATAGTMHLEGEHRDNLLALLAELPELMETDWGNAESAIERFMPLVNGTPYAEDLTAILASVKDFDNAALQGQAAALQRRLRGESL; from the coding sequence ATGAGCATCAGAACCATCATCAAAACTTCCAACCTCGCGCAGTTGCTGCTTCTTCTGCTGCTTGGGCTTTGCCTGGTCTCTCTGGGGCGCGGCCTTAATGAGGGCCGCAGGGTACTCGAAAACTATTACAGGCTTGATTCCCTCCTGGTGGATGTGGAAACCAATACCCGCCAGAGTTACGAAGAAGCCCACGCCTTTATTTTTACGGGCAATCCAGAGCGTTATGCCAAGTGGCAGATGCTGAATCAGGATCGCGTCCACGAGATGCAGGACGCCGCCGGGCACGAGGGAACCTTTGAGCATATTGCCCGCAATCTCAATGTGACGGGAGGTCTGCAAGCGCAGGTTCAGGCGCTTCTTGCCCAGCGCAGGCACCTCGACAGTCTGCTTGATACCGCCGTGAACATGGCTGTGGGCAATAGCGGGCCGCCCCTGTGGGACAGGGACGGGCTTGATCTGAAAGGCGCGCAGAGCTGGGTAGACAGGGTCAATCTGGACAGTGAAGCGCAGCAGGTTCTTTTCAGCGCGCAGGCTCTGCGCGAAGTGCAGTACCGCAGCTTTCTGGAGCAGGTGAGCAAACAGGAATCGCCGCTTGTCCAGATGGTCTGGGCCATGTTTTTTGCCTTGCTGGCCCTGGGGGCCAGCGCGGTTGCCAATATTTATATTTTTCAGAAGAGGGTCGCCCAGCCGCTTGGCGAGGTCAGCCAGTATGCGGAAGGCGTGGCGGCGGGTGAGGATCCCGAACCCTTGAAGCTCAGGTGCCGGGATGAACTGGCCGTTATGTTCGCCTCCCTGCAACGCATGAAGGGAACGCTGTTTTCCCGCATCCGCGAACTGAAAGAGGCCGAAAGGCGTGCCCGCAAAAGCAAGCAGCAGGCCGTGCTCGCCCGTGCGCAGGCCTTGTCGTCGCTGGAACTCGCCCAAAGGGCTTCGCATGTGCAGGAAGATTTTTTGCGCCGCATGAGCCATGAAATCCGCACCCCCCTCAACGCCATCATCGGCATGAGCTATCTGAGCCTGCAAACGGGCCTCAGTGGCGTACAGCGCGACTATCTTTCCCAGATCAACAAATCTGGCAGTCTGCTGCTGGATATGGTCAACAGAATTCTTGATTTCTCAAGTGCAAACGAGGGATTGCTGCGTCGCGAAAACCGGGCATTTCAGGTGCCCCGCCTGCTGGAGCTGTTGCGGCAGAGCGTGGCGGGCAGCGCCCTTGAAAAACAGTTGGAGCTGATTTTTACACTTGATGCTGCTGTGCCGATGGTGGTGGAAGGTGATGAACGGCATCTGGAAGAAGTGTTGCGCATCCTGCTGGACAATGCGGTCAAGTACACCCGCACGGGTTCCGTGGAGTGCAGTGTGCAGCTTGCCCACGGCGGTCTGGAAAATGGCGGATGCCGTCTGCTCTTTGTGGTGGCCGACAGCGGCCCCGGCATGGATGCTATTCTCAAGGACAAGCTTTTTGAACCCTTTGCCCTGGGCGATGAGTCTCTGACGCGATCAAACAGCGGCCTTGGCCTTGGGCTTGCGCTGGCCCGGCAACTGGTCAACCTCATGGGCGGCGAGCTTTCTGTGGCAAGCGCGCCAGGCAAGGGGAGCCGCTTTTTCTTTGAATTGTCCTTTGGCTGGGTGCAACAGGGCGAAGCCATTACGGAGACCACCTCCGCGCAGGAAGAAGCCGCAGCCGTTGTGGACAGTGCCCTTGGCGTTGCGCCTGCGCCGCACCGTACTGTGCTTGTGGTGGAGGATAACGACATCAACGCCCAGATCGCCAGCGAGCTGCTGACCCAGGCCGGGCTTGACGTGCGTGTGGCCTCCAACGGTCTTGCGGCTGTTGACGAGGTACGCGGCGGCGGCGTTGACCTTGTGCTCATGGATGTGCAGATGCCCGTAATGGATGGGCTTCAAGCCACCATGCGCATCCGCGCGTTGGGTTTTTCACCCGCGGATCTGCCCATTCTTGCCATGACTGCCCATGCCGATGCCGCTTCCCGTCTGGAAGGCAAGAGCGTGGGCATGAACGATTATCTCACCAAGCCAGTTGATCCTGCCGCACTGTATGCCGCTCTTCAAACGTGGCTTCCGGGCGGATTGCAGTCCAATCCGCTGGCCTCGGATGTTGGCCCGGATGTTATTTCTGCCGCAGCAGACGCGGAAAGCCGTGTTCCGGAGGGCGAGGAAGGGCTTTCGCTGGACGTTATGCGCGATCCGGCCCAAGCCTCTTCGGTACCGGAGGGGCAGGCGGTCAATGTGGAGGCTGGCCTTGCAACTGTAGGCGGCAACCGCGAATTGTACCGTGAGCTGCTGCTGCGTTTTGTGGATCACTACGGCGAGAGCGCCAGAGAGCTGCGCGGGTTGCTTGCCTGTGGCGATCTGCGTGGCGCGGCCCGTCTGGCGCATACGGTAAAGGGCGTTGCCGCCAATCTTGGCGTGGAGAGGGTATGTCGCCTCACGCGGCACATGGAAAACTCTTTGCCTCTTATTCCACCGAGTGAAGAACTGATGGACGAGTTTGAGGCGTGCATGAACGAGGTGCTGTTGCGCGTGCGCTGTCTTGAGGGTGATGGGAGTATGGCCACGGCAGGCACCATGCATCTGGAAGGCGAGCACCGGGACAACCTGCTGGCTCTGCTCGCCGAGCTGCCCGAGCTGATGGAAACGGACTGGGGTAATGCGGAAAGCGCCATTGAACGGTTTATGCCTCTTGTGAATGGCACCCCCTATGCGGAAGACCTGACCGCCATTCTTGCCTCGGTGAAGGATTTTGACAATGCGGCCCTACAGGGGCAGGCGGCAGCCCTGCAACGACGTCTTCGCGGAGAAAGCCTGTGA
- a CDS encoding chemotaxis protein CheW, producing the protein MQGSGQEHEGDLLQLVTFRIGEEEFGVDILSVQEIIRLMQITMVPHAAAFIEGVINLRGKVIPVVNMRTRFSMPALEHDGNTRIVVMEFNQKIVGFLVDGVSEVLRIPASTVEPAPPVVCGIGSEYIRGVGKLEDRLLILLDLDTLLSDMNADAG; encoded by the coding sequence CTGCAAGGTTCCGGGCAGGAACATGAGGGCGACCTGCTTCAGCTGGTGACATTCCGCATTGGCGAAGAAGAGTTCGGGGTGGACATCCTTTCCGTTCAGGAAATCATCCGTCTCATGCAGATTACCATGGTGCCCCATGCCGCAGCCTTTATTGAAGGCGTCATCAATCTGCGCGGCAAGGTTATTCCGGTCGTCAACATGCGTACGCGCTTCAGCATGCCCGCCCTGGAGCACGATGGCAACACGCGCATTGTTGTGATGGAATTTAACCAGAAGATAGTGGGCTTTCTGGTGGACGGCGTATCCGAAGTGCTGCGCATTCCCGCCTCCACGGTGGAGCCTGCGCCACCGGTGGTTTGCGGCATTGGCTCCGAGTATATCCGGGGCGTGGGCAAGCTTGAAGACCGCCTGCTCATTCTGCTTGACCTCGACACGTTATTGAGCGACATGAACGCCGATGCGGGTTAG
- a CDS encoding DMT family transporter, giving the protein MSPTARNLLPHAALLTAMAFWGSTFVVLRIALTALPPLQTMAGRMLVACIVFLPLWPRLWRELKEHGNLGTLTLMALCEPCLFFLFETHALRLTTASQAGMITSLLPLLVAAVAFVALREHAGLRMWLGFLLAVCGVTWLTLAAVPDEKAANPLLGNILEGIAMCCAAGYTVLARHLSTVYSALCITAVQAFVGMIFFCLLALVVPESDTLISLGRDFPTWVPWACVFYLGGIVTFAGYGLYNFGVKRLSAGRAAAYTNLIPVFALLFGVALLGEKLPPAQYGGALLIVLGVLLSQWRGISRNALGQKPTV; this is encoded by the coding sequence ATGTCCCCCACCGCCCGGAATCTATTGCCCCACGCGGCCCTGCTGACAGCCATGGCCTTTTGGGGCTCCACCTTTGTAGTGCTGCGCATCGCCCTGACCGCCCTGCCCCCCCTGCAAACCATGGCCGGACGCATGCTTGTGGCCTGTATTGTTTTTTTGCCCCTGTGGCCGCGCCTCTGGCGCGAACTCAAGGAGCACGGCAACCTGGGAACACTGACGCTCATGGCCTTGTGCGAACCCTGCCTCTTTTTTCTGTTTGAAACCCACGCGCTGCGCCTGACCACGGCTTCGCAGGCGGGCATGATAACATCCCTGCTGCCGCTTCTGGTGGCGGCAGTGGCCTTTGTAGCCCTGCGGGAACACGCGGGCCTGCGCATGTGGCTGGGTTTTTTGCTGGCTGTTTGCGGCGTCACGTGGCTCACCCTTGCCGCAGTTCCGGATGAAAAAGCCGCCAATCCCTTGCTGGGAAACATTCTTGAGGGTATCGCCATGTGCTGCGCCGCCGGATATACCGTGTTGGCCCGCCACCTTTCAACCGTATACAGCGCCCTGTGCATCACGGCTGTTCAGGCCTTTGTGGGCATGATCTTTTTTTGTCTGCTGGCGCTTGTGGTGCCGGAATCTGACACGCTCATCAGCCTTGGCAGGGATTTTCCCACATGGGTTCCCTGGGCCTGCGTTTTCTATCTGGGCGGCATTGTGACCTTTGCAGGATACGGCCTGTACAATTTTGGCGTTAAGCGCCTTTCTGCTGGCCGCGCCGCCGCCTACACCAATCTCATACCTGTTTTTGCCCTGCTTTTCGGCGTCGCCCTGCTGGGCGAGAAGCTGCCCCCCGCGCAATACGGCGGGGCCTTGCTTATCGTGCTTGGCGTGCTGCTGAGCCAATGGCGGGGAATAAGCCGCAACGCCCTGGGCCAAAAACCGACAGTATGA
- a CDS encoding cobyric acid synthase: protein MAARSVHTAQSRPGRSLPPALMIQGTCSNAGKSLITAAVCRLLARMGLRVAPFKAQNMALNSFVTSDGKEMGRAQVLQAAACGLAPDVRMNPVLLKPTSNVGSQVIVLGEAVGHMRVGEYLAYKPEAWKAVRRAYRSLAADMDVMVLEGAGSPAEINLKAHDIVNMRMARYAGAQVALVADIDRGGAFAALAGTMALLTRAERGRVGGFILNKFRGDASLLDPALSMLQKRTGKPFWGVVPMLENLRLPEEDSVSFKEGLTPGLRMGQTSGAPGLLDIVVPDLPHLSNATDIDALRDEPGVQLRIVRHADQWGAPHVVILPGSRNTVADLRFLRRTGLAGLVQGFARQSLERGAGALVGICGGLQMLGAEIADPLLIEEGGCEPGLGLLPLSTKLLAAKRLCRATGWVDACVSGSERQPVTGYEIHHGETSVLHGDLPAQANEPAAADAASAVMRVVMTDSEGRPLGWGRCDARGCARVWGSYLHGLFDEDAFRHTFLRRLRHEAGLPPAQEAAYNLGPELDRLADAVEAALDMPAILNVLQLP, encoded by the coding sequence ATGGCGGCCAGATCTGTTCACACTGCCCAATCGAGGCCGGGGCGCTCTTTGCCTCCGGCTCTCATGATACAAGGAACCTGCTCGAACGCGGGTAAAAGCCTGATTACGGCGGCCGTATGCCGTCTGCTCGCCCGCATGGGCTTGCGGGTTGCACCCTTCAAGGCGCAGAACATGGCGCTCAATTCTTTTGTAACCAGCGATGGCAAGGAAATGGGGCGCGCTCAGGTCTTGCAGGCCGCTGCCTGCGGCCTCGCGCCAGACGTGCGCATGAATCCCGTGCTGCTCAAGCCCACGTCCAATGTGGGTTCTCAGGTCATTGTACTGGGCGAAGCCGTGGGGCACATGCGCGTGGGCGAGTATCTCGCCTATAAGCCGGAAGCCTGGAAGGCCGTGCGCCGCGCCTACCGCAGTCTGGCCGCAGATATGGACGTGATGGTGCTTGAAGGGGCGGGGAGTCCGGCCGAAATTAACCTCAAGGCCCACGACATTGTAAACATGCGTATGGCCCGTTATGCCGGGGCGCAGGTGGCTCTGGTGGCCGATATTGACCGTGGCGGGGCCTTTGCGGCCCTGGCTGGCACCATGGCCCTGCTCACCCGCGCTGAAAGGGGGCGGGTTGGGGGTTTTATTCTCAACAAGTTTCGGGGAGACGCCAGCCTGCTGGATCCCGCCCTGTCCATGCTCCAGAAGCGCACGGGCAAACCCTTTTGGGGGGTTGTCCCCATGCTGGAAAATTTGCGCCTGCCCGAAGAGGACTCCGTAAGCTTCAAGGAAGGTCTGACCCCTGGCCTGCGCATGGGGCAAACATCTGGTGCCCCCGGCTTGCTGGATATTGTGGTGCCCGATCTGCCGCATTTGAGTAATGCCACGGATATTGACGCGTTGCGGGACGAACCGGGGGTACAGTTGCGCATTGTGCGCCACGCGGATCAATGGGGCGCGCCGCATGTGGTCATTTTGCCGGGCAGCCGCAATACCGTGGCTGATTTGCGCTTCTTGCGGCGCACCGGGCTGGCCGGGCTGGTTCAGGGATTTGCCCGCCAGAGCCTGGAGCGGGGCGCTGGCGCGCTGGTGGGTATCTGTGGGGGATTGCAGATGCTTGGAGCCGAAATAGCCGACCCTCTGCTGATTGAAGAAGGCGGATGCGAGCCGGGGCTTGGCCTGCTGCCCCTCAGTACAAAGCTGCTGGCTGCCAAGCGCCTGTGCCGTGCCACTGGATGGGTGGATGCCTGTGTGAGCGGGTCAGAACGCCAGCCCGTGACTGGCTATGAAATCCATCACGGTGAGACCTCCGTCTTGCACGGGGACTTGCCGGCTCAAGCTAACGAACCAGCTGCGGCCGATGCCGCGTCTGCCGTCATGCGGGTCGTGATGACCGACTCCGAAGGCCGCCCCTTGGGCTGGGGACGGTGCGATGCTCGCGGCTGTGCCCGCGTGTGGGGCAGTTATCTGCACGGCCTTTTTGACGAGGACGCCTTTCGCCATACCTTTTTGCGTCGTCTGCGGCATGAGGCGGGTTTGCCGCCAGCGCAGGAAGCAGCCTACAACCTCGGTCCTGAGCTGGACAGGCTGGCCGATGCTGTGGAAGCAGCGCTGGACATGCCGGCCATACTCAACGTGCTGCAACTGCCTTGA
- a CDS encoding DegT/DnrJ/EryC1/StrS family aminotransferase: MSMRLSRSIVGEAEARAVSRVITEDGYLGMGNEVRLFEEEVARYLGVKPSQVISVNTGTAALHLAVDGVAAQCRVDGKPEVLVPSLTFVASFQAITAAGCQPVACDVLPETGTIDLADAERRLTPRTIAIMPVHYASNPWHIDEIYDFARAKGLRVVEDAAHAFGCKSRGRMIGSFGDMVCFSFDGIKNITCGEGGCLVAFDEAAGNLASDARLLSVANDAKQRFAGARSWDPDVTRQGWRYHMSNIMAAIGRVQLGRLESEFIPARRKLTAIYEQRLANVEGLALLATDPQDFVVRHIMPVRVLGGRKDAVKEFMAARDIPTGVHYKPNHLLSCFGGGAESLPVTEQLYGELVTLPLHPGLSTEDVESVCDALVAALK; the protein is encoded by the coding sequence ATGTCCATGCGTCTTTCCCGCTCCATTGTGGGTGAAGCTGAAGCCCGCGCCGTAAGCCGTGTTATAACTGAAGACGGCTATCTCGGCATGGGCAACGAAGTGCGTCTTTTTGAAGAAGAAGTCGCCCGCTACCTCGGCGTCAAGCCCAGTCAGGTTATTTCCGTAAATACAGGTACTGCGGCCCTGCATCTGGCTGTGGACGGCGTTGCCGCCCAGTGCCGCGTAGACGGCAAGCCGGAAGTTCTGGTACCTTCCCTTACCTTTGTGGCGTCTTTTCAGGCCATTACCGCCGCAGGCTGCCAGCCTGTGGCCTGCGATGTGCTGCCCGAAACCGGCACCATTGACCTTGCCGATGCCGAACGCCGCCTGACCCCCCGCACCATTGCCATCATGCCCGTGCACTATGCCAGCAATCCCTGGCATATTGACGAGATATACGATTTTGCCCGCGCCAAGGGCTTGCGTGTGGTGGAAGACGCCGCCCACGCTTTTGGCTGCAAAAGCAGGGGACGCATGATCGGCAGTTTTGGCGACATGGTCTGCTTCAGCTTTGACGGCATCAAAAATATTACCTGCGGTGAAGGCGGTTGCCTGGTGGCCTTTGATGAGGCCGCCGGGAATCTGGCCTCTGACGCACGGCTGCTTTCTGTGGCCAACGATGCAAAGCAGCGTTTTGCCGGGGCGCGTTCGTGGGATCCCGATGTGACCCGTCAGGGCTGGCGCTATCACATGAGCAATATCATGGCCGCCATCGGGCGGGTGCAGCTTGGGCGGCTTGAATCGGAATTTATTCCGGCACGCCGCAAGCTTACGGCTATTTACGAACAGCGTCTCGCCAACGTGGAGGGCCTTGCCCTGCTGGCCACTGATCCGCAGGACTTTGTGGTGCGCCATATCATGCCTGTGCGCGTTCTGGGTGGCCGCAAGGATGCCGTTAAGGAATTTATGGCGGCACGCGATATCCCCACTGGTGTGCATTACAAGCCCAACCACCTGCTCAGCTGCTTTGGCGGGGGCGCGGAGTCGCTGCCCGTGACGGAACAGCTCTATGGCGAACTTGTGACCCTGCCCCTGCACCCCGGCCTCAGCACCGAAGATGTGGAGAGCGTGTGCGACGCGCTTGTTGCCGCACTCAAGTAG